In Oncorhynchus nerka isolate Pitt River linkage group LG26, Oner_Uvic_2.0, whole genome shotgun sequence, one DNA window encodes the following:
- the LOC135564803 gene encoding NACHT, LRR and PYD domains-containing protein 4E-like isoform X3 gives MIFVKNELKMFKRILSPELPEGFESQKQDKEVVDPEDEQQESSAREGALKITLHVLRKMNQMELADTLEKYSDELAVICQRELKSNLKKKFQCVFEGIAKQGNPTLLNKIYTELYITEGGTGEVNNEHELRQIETTTRKQARPETAIKCNDIFKPLTGQDKLIRTVLTKGVAGIGKTVSVQKFILDWAEGKANQDVQFVFSFPFRELNLMKEDKHTLIELLNHFSMEAKQSRISNYDKYKVLFIFDGLDECRLPLDFQKNKICCDVTESTSVDVLLTNLIKGNLLPSALLWITTRPAAANKIPSGCVDQVTEVRGFNDPQKEEYFRKRFSDEDLAIRIISHIKTSRSLHLMCHIPVFCWISAIVLEHILKQKREEMPKTLTEMYTHLVVFHTKQKNEKYLGKEETGPHWNKESILSLGKLAFQQLVNGNLIFYEEDLKEAGIDVNEASVYSGLCTQLFKEECGLYQDKVYCFVHLSIQEFLAAVYVFLSFINNNENLMDELHSTSLSVKKRRKCKVTVYKSAVDKALQSETGNLDLFLRFLLGLSLESNQKYLRGLLTTTRSSSQSHEETVKYIKEKIREDLSPERSINLFHCLNELNDHSLVEEIQSYLSSGSLSEANLSPAQWSALVFVLLTSEKELDVFDLKKYSRSEEGLLRLLPVVKASRAALLSGCGVTEEGCASLVSALRSNPSHLRELDLSNNDLKDSGVKLLSAGLGNPHCKLETLRLSRCLVTEEGCASLVSALRSNPSHLRELDLSYNHPGDSGVRLLSARREDPHCRLEKLNVEHGGEYTMKPGLRKYVCDLTLDLNTVNRLLSLSEENRKVTLRSEEQPYPDDPERFENYEQVLCREGLTGRCYWEVEWSGRRVDIGMTYKGISRKGRANDFCLGYNDTSWTLFCYDNSYIAIHNNNPIAIDVRPSSFHRVGVYLDWPAGTLSFYRVSSDTLTHLYTFTSTFTEPLYPGFRVWYEDSSVSLCQTQHDVSL, from the exons atgatatttgtgaagaacgagctgaagatgttcaagaggattcttagtccagaactcccagaaggctttgagagtcagaagcaggataaggaagtggtggaccctgaagatgagcagcaggagagcagtgccagagagggggctctgaagatcacactgcacgtcctgaggaaaatgaaccagatggagcttgctgacacactggagaaat attcagatgagcttgctgtgatttgccaacgtgaactcaaatctaatctaaagaagaagtttcaatgtgtatttgaggggatcgctaaacaaggaaacccaacactcctcaataagatctacacagagctctacatcacagagggtggaacaggagaggtcaataatgaacatgagctgagacagattgagaccacaaccaggaaacaagcaagaccagagactgcaatcaaatgtaacgacatcttcaaacccttaactggacaagacaaacttatcagaactgtgctgacaaagggagtcgctggcattggaaaaacagtctctgtgcagaagttcattctggactgggctgaaggaaaagcaaatcaggatgtccaatttgtattttcattcccttttcgggagctgaatttgatgaaagaggacaaacacactttgattgaacttcttaatcacttctcaatggaagCCAAACAATCAAGAATCTCCAACTACGACAAatacaaagttctgttcatctttgatggtctggatgagtgccgactgcccctagacttccagaagaacaagatatgttgtgacgtcacagagtcaacctcagtggatgttctgctgacaaatctcatcaagggaaatctgcttccctctgctctcctctggataactacccgacctgcagcagccaataagatcccttcagggtgtgttgaccaggtgacagaggtacgagggttcaatgacccacagaaggaggagtacttcaggaagagattcagcgatgaggacctggccatcagaatcatctcacacataaagacatcaaggagcctccaccTCATGTGtcacattccagtcttctgttggatttctgcaataGTCCTTGAACACATTCTGAaacagaagagagaagagatgcccaagactctgactgagatgtacacacaccttgtggtgtttcataccaaacagaagaatgaaaagtatcttgggaaagaagagacaggtccacactggaataaagagagcattctgtcactgggaaaactggcttttcaacagcttgtgaatggcaatctgattttctatgaagaagacctgaaagaggctggcattgatgtcaatgaagcctcagtgtactcaggattgtgcacacagctctttaaagaggaatgtgggctgtaccaggacaaggtgtactgcttcgtgcatctgagcattcaggagtttctggctgctgtatatgtgttcctctcattcatcaacaacaatgagaatctaatggaTGAACTGCATTCAACGTCCCTTTCTGTGAAGAAAAGACGCAAATGTAAAGTTACTgtctacaagagtgctgtggataaagccttacaaagtgagacgggaaacctggaccttttccttcgcttccttctgggcctctcactggagtccaatcagaagtacttacgaggtctactgacaacgacaagaagcagctcacagagccatgaagaaacagtcaagtacatcaaggagaagatcagggaggatctctctccagagaggagcatcaatctgttccactgtctgaatgagctgaatgaccattctctagtggaggagatccaaagctacctgagctcaggaagtctctcagaagccaacctgtcacctgcacagtggtcagctctggtctttgtgttgctgacttcagaaaaggagctggatgtgtttgacctgaagaaatactccagatcagaggaaggtcttctgaggctgctgccagtggtcaaagcctccagagctgctCT gctgtcaggctgtggagtcacagaggaaggctgtgcttctctggtctcagctctgaggtcaaacccctcacacctgagagagctggacctgagtaacaatgacctgaaggattcaggagtgaagctgctctctgctggactggggaatccccactgtaaactggagactctgag gctgtcacgctgtctagtcacagaggaaggctgtgcttctctggtctcagctctgaggtcaaacccctcacacctgagagagctggacctgagctacaatcacccaggagactcaggagtcagactgctctctgctagacgggaggatccacactgcagactggagaaactcaa tgtggaacatggtggagagtacacaatgaaacctggacttagaaaat atgtctgtgatctcacactggacctaaacacagtaaacagactcctctctctgtctgaggagaacagaaaagTGACACTGAGGTCAgaggagcagccgtatcctgatgacccagagagatttgagaaCTATgaacaggtgctgtgtagagagggtctgactgggcgctgttactgggaggtagagtggagtgggagaAGGGTTGATATAGGaatgacatataaaggaatcagcaggaaAGGAAGGGCTAATGACTTTTGTCTTGGATACAATGACACGTCCTGGACTCTTTTCTGCTATGACAACAGTTACATTGCCATTCACAATAATAATCCCATTGCCATAGACGTCCGCCCCTCCAGCttccacagagtaggagtgtatctggactggccagccggcactttGTCCTTCTACAGagtctcctctgacacactgacccacctgtacacattcacctccacattcactgagcccctctatccagggtttagggTTTGGTATGAAGACTCCTCAGTGTCCCTGTGTCAAACACAACATGATGTTTCACTCTAA